The following coding sequences are from one Myxococcus guangdongensis window:
- a CDS encoding HD domain-containing protein has translation MSDNSVTSPTGDLQRVIDFILELDKLKGVTRKIKPLGLSRYENSAEHSWQLALLALSLSAYAPAGIEMDHVVRMLLVHDVGEIDTGDTLAFVEGGWKERKAAELRAVERIFGLLPEPQGARFLALWREFEQGETLAARFANAVDRAMPVLLNLSNEGQSWRENGISHARVVARIAPPIQAGCPALWSYLEGRLEDARQRGLFGA, from the coding sequence GTGAGCGACAATTCCGTGACATCACCAACCGGTGACTTGCAGCGAGTCATCGACTTCATCCTGGAGCTGGACAAGCTCAAGGGGGTGACTCGCAAGATCAAACCGCTGGGACTGTCGCGTTACGAGAACTCAGCGGAGCACAGTTGGCAATTGGCCTTGTTGGCGCTCTCGCTGTCTGCCTACGCACCGGCGGGAATCGAAATGGACCACGTCGTGCGGATGCTGCTCGTGCACGATGTGGGTGAAATCGATACCGGTGACACCCTCGCTTTCGTGGAGGGCGGGTGGAAGGAGCGCAAGGCGGCGGAGTTGCGGGCCGTGGAGAGGATCTTCGGCCTGCTTCCCGAGCCCCAGGGTGCTCGCTTCCTCGCGCTGTGGCGCGAGTTCGAGCAGGGGGAGACGCTGGCGGCCCGCTTCGCGAACGCGGTGGACCGGGCCATGCCGGTGTTGCTCAACCTGTCCAACGAAGGACAGAGCTGGCGGGAGAACGGCATCAGTCATGCCCGCGTGGTGGCCCGCATCGCACCGCCCATCCAGGCGGGGTGTCCCGCCCTGTGGAGCTACCTGGAAGGCCGGCTGGAGGATGCGCGCCAGCGCGGCTTGTTCGGCGCCTGA
- the cysI gene encoding assimilatory sulfite reductase (NADPH) hemoprotein subunit, producing the protein MSPQPKPLSEVEHIKASSRLLRGTLAESLADPVTGAIAPADTSLIKFHGSYQQDDRDAREERRQQKLEPDYSFMLRTRLPGGVCTAAQWLVMDGLAREHANGTLRITTRQAFQLHGILKGDLKPTIARINAALIDTLAACGDVNRNVLCNPNPVDTRVHAVVYDWAVRLSEHLLPRTRAYYELWLGEEKVAGGEEEPLYGATYLPRKFKAAVAVPPENDVDLFAHDLGYIAILEDGVLKGFNVTVGGGLGATHGDASTFPRLADVIGFVAPEQMLLVAEEVLKIHRDFGDRGNRKRARLKYVLEDKGVAWFTQELERRLGFTLEPARPFTFEHNGDRFGWREGHDGRWHLTLHLDSGRVADRPGAPHLTGLREIARIHAGDFRLTPNQNLIIAGIPPESRERIEALVRAHGLESFRTASPLRRNALACVALPTCGLAMAEAERYLPTFVERVEERLKTHGLQDANILLRITGCPNGCARPYLAEVGLVGKAPGRYNLHLGGDSRGQRLNRLYRENIDEATILDTLEPLFAAYARERRSGEGFGDYVVRAGHVPAPTPPRAPPG; encoded by the coding sequence ATGAGCCCTCAGCCCAAGCCCCTCTCCGAGGTGGAGCACATCAAGGCGAGCAGCCGTCTGTTGCGCGGCACGCTGGCGGAGAGCCTGGCCGACCCGGTGACGGGCGCCATCGCCCCCGCCGACACCAGCCTCATCAAGTTCCACGGCAGCTACCAGCAGGACGACCGGGACGCTCGGGAGGAGCGTCGGCAGCAGAAGCTGGAGCCGGACTACAGCTTCATGTTGCGCACCCGGCTGCCCGGCGGCGTGTGCACGGCCGCGCAGTGGTTGGTGATGGACGGGCTCGCCCGTGAGCACGCCAACGGGACGCTGCGCATCACCACCCGGCAGGCCTTCCAACTACACGGCATCCTCAAGGGAGACCTCAAGCCGACCATCGCGCGCATCAACGCGGCCCTCATCGACACGCTGGCCGCTTGTGGCGACGTCAACCGCAACGTGCTGTGCAATCCCAACCCGGTGGACACCCGGGTGCACGCGGTCGTCTACGACTGGGCGGTGCGCCTGTCCGAGCACCTGCTGCCCAGGACGCGCGCGTACTACGAGCTCTGGTTGGGTGAGGAGAAGGTGGCCGGTGGCGAGGAGGAGCCGCTCTACGGCGCGACGTATCTGCCGAGGAAGTTCAAGGCGGCCGTGGCGGTGCCCCCGGAGAACGACGTGGACCTCTTCGCCCACGACCTGGGCTACATCGCCATCCTCGAGGATGGCGTCCTGAAGGGCTTCAACGTCACGGTGGGCGGAGGGTTGGGGGCCACGCATGGAGACGCGAGCACCTTCCCTCGGCTCGCGGATGTCATTGGCTTCGTGGCGCCGGAGCAGATGCTGCTCGTGGCCGAGGAGGTGCTGAAGATCCACCGAGACTTCGGGGACCGGGGCAATCGCAAGCGCGCGCGGCTCAAGTACGTACTGGAGGACAAGGGCGTCGCGTGGTTCACGCAGGAGCTGGAGCGCAGGCTGGGATTCACGCTGGAGCCCGCGCGGCCCTTCACCTTCGAGCACAACGGAGATCGCTTCGGCTGGCGCGAGGGCCATGATGGGCGCTGGCACCTGACGCTTCATCTGGACAGCGGGCGCGTGGCGGACAGACCCGGGGCGCCGCACCTCACGGGTCTGCGGGAGATCGCGCGCATCCACGCGGGGGACTTCCGGCTGACGCCGAACCAGAACCTCATCATCGCGGGCATTCCCCCGGAGTCACGGGAGCGCATCGAAGCGCTCGTGCGGGCACATGGGCTGGAGAGCTTCCGGACGGCGAGCCCGCTGAGACGCAACGCGCTCGCGTGCGTGGCGCTGCCCACGTGTGGCCTGGCGATGGCGGAGGCCGAGCGCTACCTGCCGACGTTCGTGGAGCGGGTGGAGGAGCGGTTGAAGACGCACGGCCTCCAGGACGCGAACATCCTGCTGCGAATCACGGGCTGCCCGAACGGTTGCGCGCGGCCGTATCTCGCGGAGGTGGGGCTCGTGGGGAAGGCACCGGGTCGGTACAACCTGCACCTGGGTGGAGACAGTCGAGGGCAGCGGCTCAATCGGCTGTACCGGGAGAACATCGACGAGGCGACCATCCTCGACACGCTCGAACCGCTGTTCGCCGCGTATGCGCGCGAGCGGCGGTCCGGAGAGGGCTTCGGAGACTACGTGGTGCGGGCGGGACATGTGCCCGCACCCACGCCGCCGCGCGCCCCGCCCGGGTGA
- a CDS encoding assimilatory sulfite reductase (NADPH) flavoprotein subunit yields MSVSSPESLTSTPPFLDALLGAERGTQLLQLVEGLDASALHWLSGYAAGLATRAASVQPVTSVAPPAETSATPLTIVYGTQTGNSRLLAERFKQQTERAGLPVRLVRASEYPVRELAREKWLVVVISTQGDGDPPDDARGFCEHLLGKRAPRLEGLRYAVLGLGDSSYPKFCEVGRQLDERLAELGASRLVARADCDLDFEPVASGWLDQTLERAREALEPRTPVVATIVPLRGVPTAPVVVSKQTPFTAPVLANQRITGSGALKDVRHVELSLEGSGLEYTPGDALGVWAANPPELVETVLSTLRLDASEPVTRDGKTQPLGHWLTEELELTRLSRPFLERQAALGGSEGLIAVLSPGGAESFRALLRSHQVIDVLRQHPAPWSATELVLALRKQTPRLYSIASSPKRVGAEAHLTVAVVDYTAFGSRHLGTASHHLATRVAGTDSVRVFVERNERFRLPEDGARDVVMIGPGTGVAPFRGFVQERAETGAKGRNWLFFGEQHFRTQFLYQTEWLEALKKKTLHRLSVAFSRDTTEKVYVQQRLRESGKELYAWLEGGAALYVCGDAQRMAPDVHQALVDIVVEHGARSREDAEDWLKTLRDERRYLRDVY; encoded by the coding sequence ATGAGCGTCTCGTCTCCAGAGAGCCTGACTTCGACACCGCCCTTCCTCGACGCGCTGCTCGGCGCGGAGCGGGGCACGCAGCTGCTCCAGCTGGTGGAGGGCCTGGATGCCTCGGCCCTTCATTGGTTGAGTGGTTACGCGGCGGGGCTCGCGACACGTGCGGCCAGCGTGCAGCCCGTGACATCCGTGGCGCCGCCGGCGGAGACCTCCGCCACACCGCTCACCATCGTCTATGGGACGCAGACGGGGAACAGCCGCCTGCTCGCCGAGCGCTTCAAGCAGCAGACAGAGCGCGCCGGGTTGCCGGTGCGGCTCGTGAGAGCCAGCGAGTATCCGGTGCGAGAGCTCGCCCGCGAGAAGTGGCTCGTCGTGGTCATCAGCACGCAAGGCGACGGAGATCCGCCCGACGACGCGCGTGGATTCTGCGAGCACCTGCTGGGCAAGCGGGCGCCCCGGCTGGAAGGGCTGCGCTACGCGGTGCTCGGGCTGGGTGACTCCAGCTACCCGAAGTTCTGCGAGGTGGGGCGACAGCTCGACGAGCGACTGGCGGAGCTGGGCGCATCACGACTGGTGGCGCGCGCGGACTGCGACCTGGACTTCGAGCCCGTGGCCTCCGGCTGGCTGGACCAGACCCTGGAACGCGCGCGGGAAGCGCTGGAGCCCCGTACGCCCGTCGTCGCCACCATCGTCCCCTTGCGAGGTGTGCCGACCGCCCCCGTCGTCGTCAGCAAGCAGACCCCGTTCACCGCGCCGGTGCTGGCCAACCAGCGAATCACGGGGAGTGGCGCGCTCAAGGACGTCCGCCACGTGGAGCTGTCACTGGAGGGCTCGGGGCTCGAGTACACACCGGGCGACGCGCTCGGCGTGTGGGCCGCCAATCCTCCCGAGTTGGTGGAGACGGTGCTGTCCACGCTGCGCCTCGACGCCTCCGAGCCGGTGACGCGTGACGGGAAGACCCAGCCGCTCGGCCACTGGCTGACGGAGGAGCTGGAGCTGACGCGGCTGAGCCGTCCGTTCCTGGAGCGGCAGGCCGCCCTCGGTGGCAGCGAGGGGCTCATCGCAGTGTTGTCCCCGGGAGGCGCGGAGTCCTTCCGCGCGCTGCTCCGCTCGCACCAGGTCATCGATGTGCTCCGTCAGCACCCCGCCCCCTGGAGCGCGACGGAGCTGGTGCTCGCGCTGAGGAAGCAGACGCCCCGGCTCTACTCGATTGCGTCGAGTCCCAAGCGCGTGGGCGCGGAGGCGCACCTGACGGTGGCGGTGGTCGACTACACGGCCTTCGGCTCGCGGCATCTCGGCACCGCGTCCCACCATCTGGCCACGCGTGTGGCCGGGACGGACTCGGTCCGCGTCTTCGTCGAGCGCAACGAGCGCTTCCGGCTCCCGGAGGACGGTGCGCGGGATGTGGTGATGATTGGCCCGGGCACGGGGGTGGCGCCGTTCCGGGGCTTCGTGCAGGAGCGCGCGGAGACCGGCGCGAAGGGCCGCAACTGGCTCTTCTTCGGCGAGCAGCACTTCCGCACCCAGTTCCTGTACCAGACGGAGTGGCTGGAGGCGTTGAAGAAGAAGACGCTGCACCGGTTGTCCGTCGCCTTCTCGCGTGACACCACGGAGAAGGTCTACGTGCAACAGCGCCTGCGCGAGTCGGGCAAGGAGCTCTACGCCTGGCTGGAGGGAGGCGCGGCCCTCTACGTGTGCGGCGATGCCCAGCGCATGGCGCCGGATGTCCATCAGGCGCTCGTGGACATCGTCGTCGAGCACGGCGCTCGCAGCCGCGAGGACGCCGAGGATTGGTTGAAAACCCTGCGGGACGAGCGGCGCTACCTGCGTGACGTCTACTGA
- a CDS encoding GTP-binding protein — protein sequence MDTALQAPLQPDLQRLLDEHAHRSLLRLAVVGSVDDGKSTLIGRLLYECDGLFEDQISAVRKASAKRAAAARTEALAQGLKAAAGGGEEEELDFSLFTDGLRAEREQGITIDVAYRYLSTARRKIIIADTPGHLQYTRNMATGASTADAGVILVDARLGVLPQTRRHAYIASLLGIPYLAVAVNKMDLVGYERATFERIGSELADFARTLGFEGVRLFPVSASRGDNITRPSAHTPWHEGGTLLSWLESLPHQRRLDGAPFRFPVQYVIRPHQDYRGLAGQVASGTVRVGDEVQVLPSGRRTRVEAIDTFDGPRAEASATASITLRLSDDVDASRGDVLSHVDQPPLSLQHLDAMLVWFGEQPLDATRRYLVKQGTRTTPVQVERVLWRKELEDLSEAPAETLALNDIGRVRLVCRRPLLCDAYQENRRTGAFIVIDALTHDTVGAGMVLGRAESASRTDTSLVSQGEREQRLGQAGAIVLLPATPAAVERAFALERRLFDLGRVVATVAGDVEVALALSRAGLVALVHADAPLLRRALREEALEARTRWWELDDTETLEQWVANLTSEAGT from the coding sequence ATGGACACCGCACTCCAGGCTCCACTCCAACCCGACCTCCAGCGTCTGCTCGACGAGCACGCCCACCGTTCCCTGCTGCGACTCGCGGTGGTGGGCTCGGTGGATGATGGGAAGTCCACGCTCATCGGCCGGCTCTTGTATGAGTGCGATGGGCTGTTCGAGGACCAGATCTCCGCCGTGCGCAAGGCCAGCGCGAAGCGGGCCGCGGCCGCGCGCACCGAGGCTTTGGCCCAGGGTCTCAAGGCCGCCGCCGGCGGGGGCGAGGAGGAGGAGCTGGACTTCTCCCTCTTCACCGATGGCCTGCGCGCCGAGCGTGAGCAGGGCATCACCATCGACGTCGCCTACCGCTACCTGTCCACGGCGCGTCGGAAGATCATCATTGCGGACACGCCGGGACACCTGCAGTACACGCGCAACATGGCCACGGGGGCCTCCACCGCGGACGCGGGGGTCATCCTGGTGGACGCGCGCCTGGGCGTGCTGCCGCAGACGCGGCGTCATGCGTACATCGCCTCGCTCCTGGGCATCCCCTACCTCGCGGTGGCGGTGAACAAGATGGACCTGGTGGGCTACGAGCGCGCCACCTTCGAGCGCATCGGCAGCGAGCTGGCGGACTTCGCGCGCACGCTGGGTTTCGAGGGGGTAAGACTGTTCCCCGTCAGCGCGAGCCGGGGCGACAACATCACCCGCCCCAGCGCGCACACGCCCTGGCACGAGGGCGGCACGCTGCTGAGCTGGCTGGAGTCCCTGCCCCATCAGCGCCGGTTGGATGGCGCGCCGTTCCGCTTCCCCGTGCAGTACGTGATTCGACCGCACCAGGACTATCGGGGGCTGGCGGGTCAGGTCGCCTCGGGCACGGTGCGCGTGGGCGACGAGGTGCAGGTGCTCCCCTCGGGGCGCAGGACACGGGTGGAGGCCATCGACACGTTCGATGGTCCACGGGCGGAAGCCTCTGCGACCGCGTCCATCACGCTGCGCCTCTCGGACGACGTGGACGCGAGCCGGGGTGACGTGCTCTCCCACGTGGACCAGCCGCCGCTCTCCCTGCAGCACCTGGACGCCATGCTGGTGTGGTTCGGCGAGCAGCCGCTGGATGCGACGCGCCGCTACCTGGTGAAGCAGGGCACCCGCACCACGCCCGTGCAGGTCGAGCGCGTGCTGTGGCGCAAGGAGTTGGAGGACCTGTCGGAGGCCCCCGCGGAGACGCTCGCGCTCAACGACATCGGCCGCGTGCGACTGGTGTGCCGCCGCCCGCTCCTGTGCGACGCGTACCAGGAGAACCGCCGCACGGGCGCCTTCATCGTCATCGACGCCCTCACCCACGACACGGTGGGCGCGGGGATGGTGCTGGGACGGGCCGAGTCCGCGTCTCGCACGGACACGTCGCTCGTGTCCCAAGGCGAGCGTGAACAGCGACTGGGGCAGGCTGGCGCCATCGTCCTGCTCCCCGCGACACCGGCGGCCGTCGAGCGCGCCTTCGCGCTGGAGCGCAGGCTGTTCGACCTCGGGCGCGTGGTGGCGACCGTCGCGGGTGACGTGGAGGTCGCGCTCGCCCTGTCACGCGCGGGGCTGGTGGCGCTGGTCCACGCGGACGCGCCCCTGCTTCGCCGTGCGCTGCGCGAGGAGGCCCTGGAGGCACGGACCCGGTGGTGGGAGTTGGACGACACCGAGACACTGGAGCAATGGGTGGCGAACCTGACGTCGGAGGCCGGGACATGA
- the cysD gene encoding sulfate adenylyltransferase subunit CysD: MTDTTHARATHLEELEAESIHILRETVAEFANPVMLYSIGKDSQVLLHLARKAFHPAPLPFPLLHVDTTWKFRDMYTFRDSFVARHGLKLLVHQNRKALAEGINPFDHGSQKYTHAMKTQALLEALAQHGFDAAFGGARRDEEKSRAKERVFSFRDKHGQWDPRRQRPELWNLFNGRVDAGESMRVFPLSNWTELDVWHYVLRERIPVVPLYFAAERPVIERNGTLLMVDDERMRLRPGEKPTPRKVRFRTLGCYPLSGAIESSATTVEAVIHEMVHARQSERQGRLIDHDEEGSMELKKREGYF; the protein is encoded by the coding sequence ATGACTGACACGACACACGCTCGCGCCACACACCTGGAGGAGCTGGAGGCCGAGAGCATCCACATCCTCCGGGAGACGGTGGCCGAGTTCGCCAACCCGGTGATGCTCTACAGCATCGGCAAGGACTCGCAGGTGTTGCTGCACCTGGCGCGCAAGGCCTTCCATCCCGCGCCCCTGCCCTTCCCCCTGCTGCACGTGGACACCACGTGGAAGTTCCGGGACATGTACACGTTCCGGGACAGCTTCGTGGCGCGGCACGGGCTGAAGCTCCTGGTGCACCAGAACCGCAAGGCGCTCGCCGAGGGCATCAACCCGTTCGACCACGGCAGTCAGAAGTACACGCACGCGATGAAGACGCAGGCGCTGCTGGAGGCGCTCGCGCAGCACGGCTTCGATGCGGCCTTCGGTGGAGCGCGCCGCGACGAGGAGAAGTCCCGCGCCAAGGAGCGCGTGTTCTCGTTCCGGGACAAGCATGGCCAGTGGGACCCGCGCCGTCAGCGGCCGGAGCTGTGGAACCTCTTCAACGGCCGCGTCGACGCGGGCGAGAGCATGCGCGTCTTCCCCCTGTCCAACTGGACGGAGCTGGACGTGTGGCACTACGTCCTGCGCGAGCGGATCCCCGTGGTGCCGCTCTACTTCGCCGCCGAGCGGCCCGTCATCGAGCGCAACGGCACCCTGCTGATGGTGGACGACGAGCGCATGCGCCTGCGTCCCGGCGAGAAGCCCACGCCGCGCAAGGTGCGCTTCAGGACGCTCGGTTGCTACCCGCTCAGCGGCGCCATCGAGTCCTCCGCCACCACCGTGGAGGCCGTCATCCACGAGATGGTCCACGCCCGACAGTCCGAGCGCCAGGGCCGGCTCATCGACCACGACGAAGAAGGCTCCATGGAGCTGAAGAAGCGCGAGGGGTACTTCTGA
- the cobA gene encoding uroporphyrinogen-III C-methyltransferase — translation MKESSRGRVYLVGAGPGDPELLTLRAARLLREADTVVHDRLIHPGVLEHARPHARLIYVGKEGGGDSVQQEDIHAVLIAQARLGRTVVRLKGGDPFVFGRGAEEALALEAAGIPYEVVPGLSAGIAVPASAAIPVTHRDLSGEVTFATAFRAGGAPDWSFLARAQTLVLFMAGQRVEETTAALISAGRAATTPAAMVEAGTWEHQRVVEGTLGDVGRQARQAGLGSPALLVVGEVVSLRARLASLTARRDSTPEQPLPRRAEAGHD, via the coding sequence ATGAAAGAGTCGTCGAGAGGTCGCGTGTACCTGGTGGGCGCGGGCCCAGGAGACCCGGAGCTGCTCACGCTGCGTGCCGCGCGCCTGCTGCGGGAGGCGGACACGGTGGTGCATGACCGGCTCATCCACCCGGGCGTCCTGGAGCACGCGCGGCCACATGCGCGGCTCATCTACGTGGGCAAGGAGGGCGGAGGCGACTCCGTCCAACAGGAGGACATCCACGCGGTGCTCATCGCACAGGCCCGGCTGGGTCGCACCGTGGTGCGGCTCAAGGGCGGAGACCCGTTCGTCTTCGGGCGAGGCGCGGAGGAGGCGCTCGCGCTAGAGGCCGCGGGCATCCCCTACGAGGTGGTGCCCGGCCTCTCCGCGGGCATCGCCGTCCCCGCCTCCGCGGCCATCCCCGTCACCCATCGGGACCTGTCCGGGGAGGTGACGTTCGCCACCGCCTTCCGCGCGGGGGGGGCTCCGGATTGGTCCTTCCTCGCGCGGGCCCAGACGCTGGTGCTGTTCATGGCCGGGCAGCGCGTGGAGGAGACGACGGCGGCGCTCATCTCCGCGGGGCGCGCGGCGACGACTCCCGCCGCGATGGTGGAGGCAGGCACCTGGGAGCACCAGCGCGTGGTGGAGGGCACGCTGGGTGACGTGGGCCGACAGGCTCGGCAAGCGGGCCTCGGCTCCCCGGCGCTCCTGGTCGTGGGCGAGGTGGTGTCGCTGCGCGCGCGGCTGGCCTCGCTCACCGCGCGCCGGGATTCGACACCAGAGCAGCCCCTTCCTCGTAGAGCGGAGGCCGGACATGACTGA